DNA from Caldilineales bacterium:
TGATCGAGTAGTTTCCCCTCTCCAGTTCGCACCGGAGGTGTGAGATGGATGCAAATTCCATTACTCCAGCAAGCGCGCCCAAGCGACCGCAGTGGCAGCGCGTCTTCAGCCGACCCAGCACACGGCTCGGTTGGGAGGCTGTGGCGTTGGCGGCCGTGTTTGCGGTCCTTTTTGTGGTCAATGCGGCCGTGCTGATGCCGACGCCGGACGTACTGGCCCGGGAACGAGCCTTTCGGATCGCCTATGGTGTGGCCATGCTGGCGTGTGGACTTACGGCCGGGCTTCTTGCCCTGGTCGCCGTGATCCGTCGCCATGAACGCTCCTGGCTCGTCGGCTTCACGCTGATTTTTGGCCTGATGCTGTTGGCCCTCATTCTCGGCGAGTTCCTGATCCCGCACTGAAACCCTGCTTCCGCCTGGTCGAATTTCGTTGCACACAAAGACCACAAAATGACCCCTGAGAAAGGACCTCCTGTCCCCTTCCTGATCTTCGCGCCATCGCGTCAGCGATTCAGAAACTGAGAGGTCATGCTCCGAGTGGGTAGCGCCCCAATTCCTCCACTGCGTCCACCATGGCCAGGATATTCTCGGCGGGCACATCGTTCATGAGCGTGTGCACCGAAGCCACCATATAGCCGCCGCCCGGCCCCAGGATGTTCATCACCCGCCGCACCTCCTGGCGCACCTCGTCGGGCGTGCCATAGGGCAGGACGCGATGGGTGTCGATGGCGCCGCAGAAGACCATGTTCTGGCCAAAACGCCGCTTCAACTCGGCCAGGTTCGACATCCGCCCGGCCGAAGTCTGCACGGGGTTGAGGATATCGATGCCCATCTCGATGAAGTCGGGGATCAGATCCATGACATCGCCATCGGTATGAAACAGCACCTTGGCCTGCGTGCGCTCCTTGATGAAGGCGATGAACTCGGCGTGCAGCGGCCCCAGGTATTGGCGATACATCTTGGGCGAGATCATCAGCCCACTCTGCGTGCCCAGGTCATCGCCGATCTTGATGATGTCGATCAGGTCGCCGCACTCGGCCAGGAAGCTGCCCATCAATTCCTTGCAGAGGTCGGTCAGCTTGCGCAGCATGGCAAAGGCGAAGTCGCGGTTGTTGACCATGTGGATCATAAAGCGATCCAGCCCCTGCATGGCATGAGCGCGCTCGAAGGGGAACAGCAGCCAGGGGGTGGCAACGAGGGCGTATTCGCCCTCGTCGCGCAGCTTCTGGGCCTGGGCGCGCACATGGGCCACGCGGCTGGGGTCGCTCATATCGGGCCAGCCGGGATACGCCTCGATCTCTTCGACGGTGGAGGCGTCGGCCAGGGGATGGACGCCGGGGAACCAGACATCGTCGGTCAGTTCGATCTGCCCGCTGCCCCAGGAATCGATGAAGGGCGAATGGGGCGGCCGCGCCCGGTTACGCGCCAGGATGTGCGCCGGTTCCAGGTCGAGCACCCCGCGCACATCGGTGTGCAGCCGCACCATCGTCGCCTCGTCCGGCGCGGCCGTGCCCAGTTCCGGCCAATCGTAGATGTAGTTGTCGGGGGCGTCGATGCCCAGCAGCGCCTTCAGGTCGCGATACGGCTTCATCTTCATGCCGGTGGCATTGCTGACGCCGATGCAGATGGGGACGCGGTCGGGTTCTTCGTGATGGATGGCGGCGAGGACGCGGTCGCGGGGTTTCATGCTGGGGTCTCCTTGTCGGCGCCCATTTGATATGGGGCGGACGGCTCGTGTAGCGCCAAACTGGGAAGGGATGATAACGGTGTGGCTTCGCCCGCAGCATCCCAGGCCAGAGCAGAGCCATTCTCTAGTTTGTGCAACAGGCGCTCTACCCCAATGATCAAATCGGGCAGCTTGCGAAACCCGATCTCCGGCTGCACAGGCTCGGCCCTGCCAACGGCGCGCGCCAGAGCTGTATTGATGAATTGGTTGAGGCTGGCGCCTTCGCGCTCGGCGGCCAACGCCAGGTCGCGGTGCAGCGATTTGGGCACGCGCACCACGAACTTGCCGCTATAGTCTTCACCGAAACGGGGTTCAGGGATGGCCGCCCTATCTTCCAGCGCCACCTCCAGCCAGCCGCTCATGGCGTCCTGGATCATTTCGACTGCTTCAGCGGCGCTATCGCTTTCGGTCATGCAGCCTGGCAATTCCAACACGCGCGCGAACCAGGTGGCTTCGTCCTCGCGCGATAACAGAATAGTGTAGGGCAAAGAGAGATAGTAATCCAGGTTTTTCATGGTCGGCCTAATCCATTACTTTGGCTGCAGAAACATCGAGTTCATCGAGGATGGCCAACACCTGCTTGACGTAGACTGCTTTCACAAACGGCCGCTTGAAGGG
Protein-coding regions in this window:
- a CDS encoding type II toxin-antitoxin system HicB family antitoxin — its product is MKNLDYYLSLPYTILLSREDEATWFARVLELPGCMTESDSAAEAVEMIQDAMSGWLEVALEDRAAIPEPRFGEDYSGKFVVRVPKSLHRDLALAAEREGASLNQFINTALARAVGRAEPVQPEIGFRKLPDLIIGVERLLHKLENGSALAWDAAGEATPLSSLPSLALHEPSAPYQMGADKETPA